A window from Bdellovibrionales bacterium encodes these proteins:
- a CDS encoding response regulator, with amino-acid sequence MSTKLLIVDDRRENLFALSSLLEDMKIQIFKCESGMDALNLMVDHEFALALIDVQMPEMNGFELAELIRGTERTKHVPIIFITAAKESPSFTFKGYESGAVDFLYKPVDPVVLKSKVQIFIELEEQRKLLKQQVQELKVAKEAAEKANQLKSAFLANMSHEIRTPLGAIIGFADLLKMENPNLDEEANEYLGIIERNGNVLLKLIDDILDLSKVEAGHMEPEALEFDPMQITREVFETLREKANNRKNTLELKTSGHIPEKIVSDPTRLRQVLTNIIGNALKFTEKGTVTVTTEIVPETNQHPEMIAFNVQDTGIGMTREQTERLFQNFIQADVTMTRRFGGTGLGLVLSKRLSQLMGGDICITASEPGKGSTFRITIATRLTDEVRDESHSLYQTQVDASVKPMYRENSLAEKSILLVEDSADNQLLIKNILNDSGAKVEIAGNGQEGIEKALGGSYDVVLMDIQMPLMDGLEATTQLRGKHYSKPIIALTANAMSTEREKYAKAGFDEYLMKPINLHELVDKVVFYSTHSKKQESKEV; translated from the coding sequence TTGAGTACGAAACTTTTAATTGTTGATGATCGTCGTGAAAATTTATTTGCCCTAAGCTCTTTGCTTGAGGATATGAAGATTCAAATTTTTAAATGTGAATCCGGTATGGATGCATTGAATCTGATGGTGGACCATGAGTTCGCCCTTGCCTTGATTGATGTGCAAATGCCTGAGATGAACGGTTTTGAACTTGCAGAGTTGATTCGAGGCACGGAAAGAACCAAACACGTTCCGATTATTTTTATTACTGCAGCAAAAGAAAGTCCGAGCTTCACATTTAAAGGCTATGAAAGTGGTGCTGTGGATTTCCTGTATAAGCCGGTGGATCCAGTGGTGCTTAAAAGCAAGGTTCAAATTTTTATCGAACTCGAAGAACAGCGCAAGCTGCTCAAACAACAGGTGCAAGAACTCAAAGTGGCAAAAGAAGCCGCCGAAAAAGCCAATCAGCTTAAATCCGCCTTTCTTGCAAATATGAGCCATGAAATTCGCACGCCGCTTGGGGCGATCATTGGTTTTGCGGATCTATTGAAGATGGAAAATCCAAACCTTGATGAAGAGGCTAACGAGTATCTCGGCATTATTGAACGTAACGGCAATGTGCTTTTGAAGTTGATCGATGATATTTTAGATCTTTCAAAAGTCGAAGCGGGACATATGGAGCCGGAGGCGCTTGAATTTGATCCCATGCAAATCACGAGAGAAGTTTTTGAAACCCTTCGTGAAAAAGCTAATAACCGAAAAAACACTTTGGAGCTGAAGACGAGCGGCCATATTCCCGAGAAAATCGTATCTGATCCGACCCGTCTTCGCCAGGTTTTGACAAACATCATCGGTAATGCGCTGAAGTTTACTGAAAAAGGCACCGTCACAGTAACGACGGAGATTGTGCCTGAAACCAATCAACACCCGGAGATGATTGCTTTTAACGTGCAAGACACAGGGATTGGAATGACACGTGAGCAGACAGAGCGTTTGTTCCAGAATTTCATTCAGGCCGACGTGACGATGACCCGTCGTTTTGGCGGTACCGGTCTTGGTCTTGTGCTCTCAAAGCGTCTCTCGCAACTCATGGGTGGAGATATTTGCATCACTGCCAGTGAGCCAGGTAAAGGAAGTACTTTCCGTATCACGATTGCAACCCGACTGACAGATGAGGTCCGTGATGAAAGCCATTCACTTTATCAGACTCAGGTCGATGCGAGTGTCAAACCGATGTATCGCGAAAACTCACTTGCTGAAAAGAGTATCTTGTTGGTGGAAGACTCCGCTGACAATCAGTTGCTTATTAAAAACATTCTCAACGATTCTGGCGCCAAAGTGGAAATTGCCGGTAACGGGCAGGAGGGGATCGAGAAAGCTCTTGGTGGTAGCTACGATGTCGTCTTGATGGATATTCAAATGCCACTGATGGACGGCTTGGAAGCAACAACTCAGTTGCGGGGGAAGCACTACTCGAAACCGATTATTGCGCTGACCGCCAATGCGATGAGTACCGAGCGAGAAAAGTACGCCAAGGCCGGATTTGATGAGTACCTCATGAAGCCGATTAATCTTCATGAGCTCGTCGATAAGGTCGTCTTCTATTCGACCCACTCTAAAAAACAGGAGAGCAAAGAGGTTTGA
- a CDS encoding chemotaxis protein CheB, whose protein sequence is MMDTWKNRKYEMIVIGSSAGGIDALKRVLARLKAPFGPAIVVIQHIAPTAHTSIADFFKEVCSLPVKEAEDKEPVAGGVIYFAPAGYHLLVEKSRTFALSVDSPVHFARPSIDVFMESAAEVYKEKCAGFVLTGANNDGADGLKSIQQVGGMIVVQNPRSAEFKSMPEAALQATETSFVFSLQEIEDLMTSLG, encoded by the coding sequence ATGATGGATACATGGAAGAACCGAAAGTATGAAATGATCGTGATCGGTAGCTCTGCCGGTGGAATCGACGCGCTTAAAAGGGTTTTAGCGCGGTTGAAGGCGCCCTTTGGGCCAGCTATTGTGGTGATTCAGCATATTGCCCCGACGGCACATACTTCGATTGCGGATTTCTTTAAAGAGGTCTGTTCTCTCCCAGTGAAAGAGGCTGAAGATAAAGAGCCTGTTGCCGGCGGAGTCATTTATTTTGCGCCAGCGGGTTATCATTTGCTTGTCGAGAAATCGCGAACTTTTGCGTTGAGTGTTGATTCACCGGTGCACTTCGCGCGTCCCTCTATCGATGTTTTTATGGAGAGCGCCGCAGAAGTTTATAAAGAAAAATGTGCAGGTTTTGTGCTCACAGGAGCTAACAACGATGGGGCTGACGGGCTTAAGAGTATTCAGCAAGTGGGAGGAATGATCGTTGTGCAGAATCCTCGGAGCGCGGAGTTTAAATCAATGCCTGAGGCGGCATTGCAGGCGACGGAAACTTCTTTTGTGTTTTCCCTGCAAGAGATTGAAGATTTAATGACTAGTTTAGGCTAA
- a CDS encoding protein-glutamate O-methyltransferase CheR → MMIFERYNYDFRSYARSSLRRRLSTAMVKFGMPTMVEIKERANEDVDFFLGLLQYLTVPTSEMFRDPQVFQTFRERAVPVLRTYPSLRFWIAGCSTGEELYSYAILLHEEGLLEKTTFYATDINPVSLKKAEQGFFPTDRMKLYSTNYQKSGGKTTLSDYFSVGYDSAMIDKALRRNVVFADHSLATDSVFGEMQVVSCRNVMIYFNKDLQDRALGLFHESLCFGGFLVVGSKETLRFSRWDHRFSEFSKYDRIYQRK, encoded by the coding sequence ATGATGATCTTTGAACGTTACAATTATGATTTTCGCTCCTATGCAAGGAGTTCTTTGCGCCGTAGGCTGAGCACGGCCATGGTGAAGTTCGGAATGCCGACAATGGTTGAAATTAAAGAACGCGCCAATGAAGACGTCGATTTCTTTTTGGGCCTTTTGCAGTATTTAACGGTCCCCACGAGTGAAATGTTTCGCGATCCTCAGGTGTTTCAAACTTTTCGTGAGAGGGCGGTACCGGTTTTAAGAACGTATCCTTCCCTGCGCTTTTGGATCGCTGGCTGCAGTACCGGGGAAGAGCTCTACTCGTATGCTATTTTGCTGCATGAAGAAGGTCTTTTAGAAAAGACCACCTTCTATGCTACGGACATTAATCCCGTGAGCCTTAAAAAGGCTGAACAGGGTTTTTTTCCGACGGATCGAATGAAGCTCTATAGTACGAACTATCAAAAGAGCGGCGGCAAAACGACATTGTCGGATTATTTCTCAGTTGGCTACGACTCAGCTATGATTGATAAAGCATTACGTAGAAATGTGGTTTTTGCCGATCATAGCTTGGCGACGGACAGTGTGTTTGGTGAGATGCAGGTGGTCTCCTGCAGAAACGTGATGATTTATTTTAATAAAGACCTGCAGGATCGTGCTCTCGGGCTTTTTCACGAAAGTCTCTGCTTTGGTGGATTTTTAGTAGTCGGCTCGAAAGAAACTCTTAGGTTTTCACGCTGGGATCATCGCTTTAGTGAATTTTCGAAATACGACAGGATTTATCAACGCAAATGA